In the genome of Gloeotrichia echinulata CP02, one region contains:
- a CDS encoding glycoside hydrolase family 10 protein — protein sequence MMKRFVEWCVELSWWQFRQSRKWVLFFVMLALSMTATLMLSFPLYAQNSPAGTDKSGLARSPASELRGVWLTNIDSDVLFERDRLKNSLQRLKSLNFNTVYPTVWNWGYTLYPSKVAANVIGRSLDPTPGLQGRDMLKEVVQEGHKQGLTVIPWFEFGFMAPADSELAKRHPQWLTSLSNGKQIVKEGVHERVWLNPFRPDVQQFMQDLIVEIVKNYDIDGIQVDDHFGLPAELGYDAYTVALYKKEHRGQSPSQNPQNPEWLRWRAAKITGFFKRVFRAIKASKKDCLVSVAPNPQRFSYNYFLADWQKWERLGLVEDLVLQVYRNDLNVFISELEYPEVKAAKSHIPVSIGILTGLKNRSVPMQQIQTQVQKVRDRNFAGVSFFFYETLWNISQEKPQERQTAFQKIFPTPVGYPNLLTGWKP from the coding sequence ATGATGAAAAGATTTGTAGAATGGTGTGTTGAGTTGAGTTGGTGGCAATTTCGCCAAAGCAGAAAGTGGGTATTATTTTTCGTCATGCTGGCCTTGAGTATGACAGCTACACTGATGCTATCGTTTCCCTTGTATGCTCAAAATTCTCCTGCAGGAACTGACAAGTCAGGGCTGGCGCGATCGCCTGCATCGGAGTTAAGGGGGGTATGGTTAACTAATATTGATAGCGATGTCCTATTTGAGCGCGATCGCCTGAAAAATTCTTTGCAAAGGCTCAAATCTCTCAACTTCAACACCGTCTATCCTACGGTGTGGAATTGGGGCTACACATTATATCCTAGCAAAGTTGCTGCCAATGTGATCGGGCGATCGCTCGACCCCACACCCGGACTCCAAGGGCGAGACATGCTCAAGGAAGTTGTCCAAGAGGGACATAAACAAGGATTAACAGTCATTCCCTGGTTTGAATTTGGCTTTATGGCCCCTGCTGATTCCGAATTAGCCAAACGTCATCCCCAATGGCTAACCAGTCTGAGTAACGGTAAGCAAATTGTTAAAGAAGGCGTCCATGAAAGAGTTTGGCTAAATCCCTTTCGCCCAGATGTGCAACAATTCATGCAAGATTTAATTGTTGAAATCGTCAAAAACTACGATATCGACGGCATTCAAGTAGATGACCATTTTGGCTTACCAGCAGAATTGGGCTACGATGCCTATACAGTGGCGCTATATAAAAAAGAACATCGTGGTCAATCACCATCCCAAAACCCGCAAAACCCAGAATGGTTGCGGTGGAGGGCTGCTAAAATCACAGGATTTTTCAAGCGAGTATTTAGAGCCATCAAAGCGAGTAAAAAAGATTGCCTAGTTTCCGTTGCGCCTAACCCCCAGCGATTCTCCTACAACTATTTTTTAGCAGACTGGCAGAAATGGGAACGCCTAGGACTGGTAGAAGACTTGGTGTTACAAGTATATCGCAATGATCTCAATGTCTTTATCAGCGAATTAGAGTACCCAGAAGTAAAAGCAGCAAAGAGTCATATTCCCGTCAGCATCGGTATTTTGACAGGACTGAAGAACAGATCTGTACCAATGCAACAGATACAAACACAAGTGCAAAAAGTGCGCGATCGCAACTTCGCCGGGGTATCATTCTTTTTCTATGAAACCCTCTGGAATATCAGCCAAGAAAAACCCCAAGAGCGTCAAACAGCCTTCCAAAAAATCTTTCCCACACCAGTAGGATACCCAAATTTGCTCACAGGGTGGAAGCCCTAG
- a CDS encoding ammonium transporter, translating to MPKTKFEQVRLQKYQSLRYVCLPLVALIMLVWISTAQAASLETLEVSQNTQWVLLTGSLVFFMNAGFAMLESGFCRSANAITVLAKNLIVFAIATVAFWVLGFGFMFGNGDQFIGWSGFLLQGADNSPLTNDAYQGVFNSLNWTAIPLAAKFFFQLTFAGTAATIVSGAVAERIKFGAFITFSFFLVLSYSITGHWIWGGGFLKDLGFRDFAGSTVVHSVGGWAGLMGAVLLKPRLGKYRKFKPHEKRLPKETSFYGKKIISMPAHNLSTATLGCFILWLGWYGFNAGSTLTANSQAIAHILLVTLMAGAMGGIGATFWAWQFYEKPSLSFMINGILAGCVSITASCAFVNIPSAAVIGFVGGALVVYATILLDKCEIDDPVGAVPVHLVCGIWGTLAVGLFSRDPSTYVWSKEFFDLDKGGLLFGGGANLLFAQLVGILLVGAFTVVFSVITWIGISYFMYRISDAPHPEFKVFKFLRVLPQEEIIGVDSLFAEGNDIGQLKREYIENHRRKLSSQRKRNTRK from the coding sequence ATGCCTAAGACAAAATTTGAGCAAGTCAGGCTACAAAAATATCAATCATTAAGATATGTTTGCTTACCCCTTGTAGCTCTCATCATGCTGGTCTGGATATCTACTGCTCAAGCTGCTTCCCTAGAGACTCTGGAAGTTAGTCAAAATACCCAGTGGGTACTATTAACAGGGTCTTTAGTGTTCTTTATGAATGCAGGCTTCGCAATGTTAGAGTCTGGTTTTTGCCGCAGCGCCAATGCTATCACTGTCTTAGCCAAAAACCTAATTGTGTTTGCCATTGCTACCGTAGCCTTCTGGGTTTTAGGCTTCGGTTTCATGTTTGGTAACGGTGATCAATTCATCGGCTGGAGTGGTTTTTTGTTACAGGGTGCTGACAATAGCCCCTTAACAAATGATGCTTACCAAGGAGTCTTCAACTCATTAAACTGGACAGCTATTCCGCTTGCGGCTAAATTTTTCTTCCAGTTAACATTTGCTGGCACCGCCGCTACTATTGTTTCTGGAGCCGTTGCGGAAAGAATCAAATTTGGCGCATTTATCACGTTCAGTTTTTTCTTGGTGTTGAGTTATTCCATCACAGGTCACTGGATTTGGGGAGGTGGATTTCTCAAAGATTTGGGCTTTAGAGATTTTGCAGGTTCAACTGTGGTTCATTCAGTTGGTGGCTGGGCTGGTTTGATGGGAGCAGTATTATTAAAGCCACGTCTGGGAAAATATCGCAAGTTTAAACCACATGAAAAGCGCTTACCAAAGGAGACAAGTTTTTACGGCAAAAAAATCATTTCTATGCCGGCACATAACCTCAGCACTGCAACTCTCGGTTGTTTTATTCTTTGGCTTGGTTGGTATGGTTTTAACGCTGGCTCAACCCTAACAGCCAATTCCCAAGCTATAGCCCATATTTTATTAGTAACTCTCATGGCTGGTGCAATGGGTGGAATTGGTGCCACTTTTTGGGCTTGGCAATTTTATGAGAAACCCAGTCTCTCATTTATGATTAATGGCATCCTCGCTGGTTGTGTCAGTATTACCGCTTCTTGTGCTTTCGTGAATATTCCCAGTGCAGCTGTTATCGGTTTTGTGGGTGGGGCGCTGGTTGTTTATGCCACAATTTTATTAGACAAGTGCGAGATTGACGATCCCGTAGGTGCTGTTCCTGTTCACCTTGTTTGCGGAATCTGGGGAACACTGGCGGTAGGTTTGTTTAGTCGAGACCCTAGCACTTATGTTTGGTCTAAGGAATTTTTTGATCTTGATAAAGGTGGCTTGTTGTTTGGTGGTGGAGCAAATCTTTTATTTGCTCAACTCGTGGGAATTCTTTTGGTTGGTGCGTTCACAGTTGTATTTAGCGTGATTACCTGGATTGGCATTAGTTATTTCATGTATCGTATTTCTGATGCTCCTCACCCTGAATTTAAGGTGTTCAAATTTCTAAGAGTGTTACCTCAAGAAGAAATTATTGGTGTTGATAGTTTGTTTGCTGAAGGTAATGACATCGGTCAGCTAAAGCGAGAATACATCGAGAATCATAGACGCAAACTTTCTTCGCAACGAAAGCGCAACACCCGCAAATGA
- a CDS encoding serine/threonine-protein kinase, with protein MASSNPKHSNDMQNCRCINLNCPHRERPGDEHPCQACGSPLLLNGRYRVIGVLNQRLNRECTLYNAIDIQENSKPKVIKVLYTDDPEAITHFNRGADVLINYWVPGIPRVDKHGYFDIELSTQKLVYCLVMEKIEGSNLQQWLESRNNQPITEKQAINWLKQLATILGNLHKKPFFHRDIKPSNIMLRENNAELVLIDLDAVRAITQHVLEGKTTTIIGTDGYMAPEQKKGRVVPQSDFYALGRTFVHLLTGKNPNKLYEDRNSTLHWRSSANNLSKPFAYFIDSLIAWDVKDRPKNAPEILQRLEKIESNLKRKEQAKLKRKEQVKKLLNFKTVFGFIVFLAAAFVFYKGITIRPDGQNSSPINLPTPTLTPTPTSTSTFDLKCKISPDRGVSDENALAQEARQILNDQRVVSEDLEIRQIQYVRVTQDKCNLNIYIKLPGNTSLSPRLENKIQMLIQNRISYVGNMRVEQFP; from the coding sequence ATGGCAAGCTCAAACCCTAAACACTCTAACGATATGCAAAATTGCCGATGCATCAATCTAAACTGTCCACATCGCGAAAGACCTGGAGATGAGCATCCTTGCCAAGCTTGTGGTTCTCCTTTGCTCTTGAATGGGCGATATCGGGTAATTGGTGTATTGAATCAACGACTAAATAGAGAGTGTACCCTTTATAATGCTATTGATATTCAAGAGAACAGTAAGCCAAAAGTTATAAAAGTTTTGTACACAGATGATCCTGAAGCAATTACCCATTTTAATAGAGGGGCAGATGTTTTAATTAATTATTGGGTTCCAGGGATTCCTAGGGTTGATAAACATGGATACTTCGATATTGAGCTTTCGACTCAAAAGCTAGTGTATTGTTTGGTAATGGAGAAAATTGAAGGCAGCAATTTACAGCAATGGCTAGAAAGTCGAAATAATCAGCCTATCACCGAAAAACAAGCAATTAATTGGTTAAAACAACTGGCAACAATTTTAGGCAACCTGCATAAAAAACCGTTTTTTCATCGTGATATCAAACCATCAAATATCATGCTGAGAGAAAATAATGCAGAACTAGTATTGATTGATCTTGATGCTGTCAGGGCTATTACTCAACATGTTTTGGAGGGAAAGACTACAACAATAATTGGTACTGATGGTTACATGGCTCCAGAGCAAAAAAAAGGTAGGGTTGTACCACAATCTGATTTCTATGCTTTGGGGCGTACATTTGTGCATCTGTTAACAGGTAAAAATCCAAATAAATTATATGAAGACAGGAATAGCACATTGCATTGGCGTTCTAGTGCGAACAACCTATCCAAACCTTTTGCATATTTTATTGATAGCCTGATAGCTTGGGATGTAAAGGATAGACCTAAAAATGCACCAGAAATTTTACAACGCCTAGAAAAAATTGAGAGCAATTTAAAACGTAAAGAACAGGCCAAATTAAAACGTAAAGAACAGGTCAAAAAATTGCTAAACTTTAAAACAGTTTTTGGGTTTATAGTGTTTTTAGCAGCTGCATTTGTGTTTTACAAAGGCATTACCATACGACCAGATGGACAGAATAGCAGTCCAATAAATCTTCCTACACCTACACTTACACCTACACCTACATCGACTTCCACATTCGATCTAAAATGTAAAATCAGTCCCGACAGAGGTGTATCAGATGAAAACGCACTAGCCCAAGAGGCGCGTCAAATTTTGAACGATCAAAGGGTAGTCAGTGAAGATCTAGAAATTCGGCAAATTCAATATGTACGGGTGACACAGGATAAGTGCAACTTAAATATATATATAAAGTTGCCAGGTAATACGTCACTCAGTCCTAGGCTAGAAAATAAAATTCAGATGCTAATTCAGAATCGCATTAGTTATGTTGGTAATATGAGAGTGGAACAGTTTCCATGA
- a CDS encoding NB-ARC domain-containing protein: protein MKDKCRVVALVGMGGIGKTSLAVKLKEQIQGEFEHVIEESLKNAPPLQELLGSWLKVFSNQENKDIPDSIGNRIVSVMDFLSKNRCLLLLYDVDKILQAGKLVGQYREGYEEYDQLFKRVAERSYESCLLLISRDKPQTIESLEKTQLLVKCLQLQGLDDVAAK, encoded by the coding sequence GTGAAGGACAAGTGCCGAGTAGTAGCATTGGTTGGTATGGGCGGTATTGGCAAGACTTCCCTGGCTGTTAAATTAAAAGAACAGATTCAAGGTGAGTTTGAGCATGTGATTGAGGAATCCTTAAAAAATGCCCCACCACTTCAAGAACTTCTGGGATCTTGGCTTAAAGTCTTCTCGAATCAGGAAAATAAAGATATACCAGACAGCATCGGTAATAGAATAGTTAGTGTGATGGATTTTTTAAGTAAAAATCGCTGTTTGTTGTTGCTATATGATGTTGATAAAATTTTGCAAGCTGGAAAATTGGTAGGGCAATATCGAGAAGGATATGAAGAGTATGATCAACTGTTTAAACGTGTAGCAGAAAGATCTTATGAAAGTTGTTTACTGCTGATCAGTCGTGACAAACCTCAAACTATAGAATCTTTGGAAAAGACTCAACTATTGGTTAAATGTTTGCAGCTACAAGGTTTAGATGATGTAGCAGCCAAGTAA
- a CDS encoding metallophosphoesterase: MYILHLSDLHFGTTDNANRWQSQLAEDLRYGLNCEHLDALLISGDIANKSTTEEYAAAKEFLDNLREEFPINQENIVIVPGNHDLNWGLSEDAYTPVKRKNYPGQLDNRIIDKGGDYIEVRNEEKYQHRFDYFSKFYEDIKGEPYPLRDDQQGILYPLTEQKILFLGLNSAWQLDHNDTRSASINPNALSNALTKIRRNTEYNNCLKIAVWHHPLNSNSEDRIKDHGFMEQLAKAGFRLALHGHIHQADNSLYRYDRSVGGRKIEVISAGTFGANTSELVTAYPWQYQLLKLENENSKLTVYTRKREKANGAWKPDGRWTTGDEMTTLAYYEVPLGSEENIKKF, translated from the coding sequence ATGTATATTCTTCACCTGTCTGATTTACATTTTGGTACTACCGATAATGCCAACCGCTGGCAAAGTCAGTTAGCAGAGGATCTGCGGTATGGACTCAACTGTGAGCATTTGGATGCGCTGCTTATCTCTGGTGATATTGCCAACAAATCAACCACTGAAGAATACGCTGCTGCGAAAGAGTTTTTAGACAACCTCCGCGAAGAATTTCCCATCAATCAGGAGAATATTGTGATTGTTCCTGGAAATCATGACCTCAACTGGGGACTGTCTGAAGATGCTTACACACCAGTAAAACGCAAGAACTATCCAGGTCAGCTAGATAATAGAATTATTGATAAAGGTGGAGATTATATAGAAGTTCGCAATGAGGAAAAATACCAACACCGATTTGACTATTTCAGTAAATTCTATGAAGATATCAAAGGAGAACCCTATCCTTTAAGAGATGACCAGCAAGGCATACTTTATCCTCTCACAGAACAAAAAATACTTTTTTTAGGGCTAAATTCTGCTTGGCAACTGGATCACAATGACACAAGAAGTGCCAGCATCAATCCCAATGCTCTAAGTAATGCCCTGACTAAAATTCGTAGAAATACAGAATACAATAATTGCTTAAAAATTGCGGTTTGGCATCATCCTCTTAACAGCAACTCAGAAGATCGCATTAAAGATCATGGTTTCATGGAACAGTTAGCAAAAGCTGGATTCCGTCTGGCTTTACACGGTCATATTCACCAAGCTGATAATAGTTTATATCGTTATGATCGCAGCGTTGGCGGCAGGAAAATAGAGGTGATTTCTGCTGGTACTTTTGGCGCTAATACTAGTGAATTAGTAACAGCTTATCCCTGGCAATATCAGCTGTTGAAGTTAGAAAATGAAAACAGCAAGCTAACAGTTTATACACGCAAACGCGAAAAGGCTAATGGTGCTTGGAAGCCTGATGGTCGCTGGACAACAGGAGATGAAATGACCACCTTGGCTTACTATGAAGTCCCTCTGGGGTCTGAAGAAAATATAAAAAAGTTCTAG